A window from Osmia lignaria lignaria isolate PbOS001 chromosome 8, iyOsmLign1, whole genome shotgun sequence encodes these proteins:
- the LOC117608911 gene encoding uncharacterized protein LOC117608911: MIHSKATAVLMRLKEMDRKYKIKHKEEKRTHSLVSTESSLENTPKSNNSKLVHEGNEIASKVSAESKMEMQGSGTNNVNSSDEDVHSKKSPKISPRTRTEVSLSVEIEGNIRSASRTEESLRTVSNLESDLKTNSQIRDDVLLSEDSRRHGEESSAATIFSKRSAAPETISEVVKSRNEGKSNTTNPEDDTTIDEVIRISDERSEIISELSNPIDKDEDASNVSSMDEQKLQYENDTFEEASNSSGSSSSTELQLKKSSEELAGETVISGVKEIKITSHKQAEIIQEKVINDEKDKEIIELIAPKIIKSNSECDVGLDEELSNYVRTTENVDEVLPINLLKPSKQTTTGKKHVRKSRKQRKSSNENTEEKTEDLSVVSDDHERSTKVNNNEDALLKENSSSMIVKSASNEGKIVKETLKVKKESLSNEQTPVEIEEEANREPETISSEKLLTETPKKTDATSTLRELNKDAINAIVRRHRIQTINKITDKPRYKNYKTVVKLPSAESEVPENMEKNESKSLENIRTDSSHNQRVRGRRAKVKRVSKASKARKGSYQGKVEEKQSKFECRQSRHLRKQAAALRMQQEREDIRNYLLELECTRLEFGPGEMTSATIPPFKPLEFPKISAFKKPELEDSNLPTDGIVALQEKILTIRQWLKDQYFLYRDYSKLAQTVNAKYIPASLEDAKKTIRQLQSATIESK, translated from the exons atgatacattcaAAGGCGACAGCCGTGTTGATGCGGCTTAAAGAGATGGACAGGAAGTACAAAATTAAGCATAAAGAGGAGAAACGAACACACAGCCTCGTGAGCACTGAAAGTTCGTTAGAAAACACGCCTAAAAGCAACAACAGTAAGCTAGTTCACGAGGGAAATGAGATTGCGTCAAag GTATCGGCTGAATCCAAAATGGAGATGCAAGGTTCAGGTACAAACAATGTCAATTCTTCTGATGAAGATGTACATTCAAAAAAATCTCCCAAAATATCTCCTAGAACAAGGACAGAAGTTTCATTGTCAGTTGAAATTGAAGGGAATATAAGGAGTGCTTCAAGAACAGAGGAGTCTCTGAGGACTGTTTCAAACCTGGAGTCTGATCTGAAGACTAATTCTCAGATCAGGGATGATGTATTACTCTCTGAAGACTCTAGGAGACACGGTGAAGAATCTTCCGCAGCAACGATCTTCTCCAAACGCTCGGCTGCTCCTGAAACAATTTCAGAGGTAGTTAAATCCAGGAACGAAGGGAAGTCGAATACAACGAATCCTGAGGACGACACTACCATAGACGAGGTGATCAGGATAAGCGACGAGAGGAGCGAAATCATCTCAGAATTGTCCAACCCGATAGACAAGGATGAAGATGCATCCAATGTTTCTTCCATGGACGAGCAGAAGCTGCAGTATGAGAACGACACCTTTGAAGAAGCTTCCAATTCCTCTGGCTCGTCGAGTTCCACGGAGCTGCAGCTGAAGAAGAGTTCAGAAGAGTTAGCAGGAGAGACAGTGATATCTGGAGTGAAGGAAATCAAGATCACGTCTCACAAACAGGCGGAGATCATCCAGGAGAAGGTGATCAACGACGAGAA AGACAAAGAGATAATCGAACTGATCGCGCCGAAGATAATAAAGAGCAACAGCGAGTGCGACGTTGGCCTCGACGAGGAGCTTTCGAATTACGTGAGGACAACTGAGAACGTGGACGAGGTGTTGCCGATCAATCTTCTTAAGCCATCAAAACAAACAACGACCGGGAAGAAGCACGTTCGAAAAAGCAGGAAGCAGAGAAAATCGTCCAACGAAAATACCGAAGAGAAAACTGAAGATCTTTCTGTGGTTTCTGATGATCATGAGAGATCAACCAAAGTGAACAATAACGAGGATGCACTCTTGAAAGAAAACAGCTCCTCCATGATCGT GAAAAGTGCATCGAATGAAGGAAAGATTGTGAAGGAAACGCTGAAAGTGAAGAAGGAGTCTTTATCTAACGAACAGACACCAGTAGAGATAGAAGAAGAGGCGAACAGGGAACCGGAGACCATCTCAAGCGAGAAGCTTCTGACAGAGACACCGAAAAAGACGGACGCAACGAGTACATTGAGGGAGTTGAACAAGGATGCGATCAACGCCATCGTCAGGAGACACAGGATCCAAACGATCAACAAAATCACGGATAAACCACGGTATAAGAACTATAAGACCGTAGTGAAGCTGCCGTCAGCCGAGTCGGAGGTGCCTGAAAACATGGAGAAGAATGAGAGTAAATctctagaaaatattagaaCG GATTCCAGCCATAACCAAAGGGTCAGAGGGAGAAGAGCAAAGGTGAAGAGAGTCTCAAAAGCTTCCAAAGCTCGGAAAGGGTCGTATCAAGGGAAAGTTGAAGAAAAACAATCGAAGTTCGAGTGCAGACAATCGCGTCATCTGCGAAAGCAGGCTGCTGCCCTGAGGATGCAACAGGAACGCGAGGACATCCGTAATTACTTGCTGGAGCTGGAATGCACTCGATTAGAATTCGGTCCTGGCGAAATGACTTCTGCTACCATTCCTCCATTTAAACCTCTTGAATTTCCTAAAATCTCAGCATTCAAGAAACCTG aaCTGGAAGACTCGAACCTGCCTACAGATGGAATTGTTGCACTGCAAGAGAAGATCTTGACTATAAGACAGTGGCTGAAGGATCAATACTTCCTTTATAGGGATTACAGCAAGCTGGCACAAACAGTGAATGCAAAATACATTCCTGCCAGTCTGGAAGATGCAAAAAAG ACGATTCGTCAGTTACAGAGCGCGACTATCGAATCGAAGTGA